In the genome of Chloroflexota bacterium, the window GAGCTGACGGTCAGCGTTGAGGGGCGGGGCGGCGCGTCGAGCGCCAAGGCGGCCGTCGAGATCCTCTGAGACGGCGTCTGCCGGGCCGCACGGTCGGTCGGCTCGGCTGCGCCGGGCGCTGACGGCATTGGAGCCGCTGCGCCGCGACCGGATACAGTTCCCGGAGCGCGAGCGTGTCGAGGTTTTGATGCCTGAGTCCACTGGCAAGATCGATCTGCACCTGCACACGAACAAGTCGGATGGCCGCCTGACGCCCACGGAGCTGGTGCGGCTCGTTCACCAGGGCGGCGTCCGGCGGATGGCCCTCACCGACCACGACACCACGGCCGGCGTGGACGAGGCGATGGCCGAGGGCCAGCGGCTCGGCGTCGAGGTCATCCCAGGCGTCGAGCTGGGGACCGACAGCCGCAGCGGCGACATGCACATGCTCGGGCTGTTCCTGGACTACCGAGACGCCGAGTTCCAGGAGACGATGGCCCGCTTCCGCGAGGGGCGCGTCGCCCGCGTCCACAAGATCGTCTCGAACCTGGCCGAGGTCGACGTCAACATCAGCGCAGCGCGGGTGTTCGAGATCGCCGGCGAGGCGTCGGTCGGGCGGCCACACGTGGCGCAGGCCCTGCTCGAAGCCGGCTACGTGAAGGCGATGCCCGAGGCGTTCGAGAAGTGGCTGGCCTATGGCGGCCCCGGCGATGTCCCCCGCGACAAGCTCTCGCCGGAGGACGCCATCGCGATGGTGCACCGCGTGGGCGGGCTGGCCATCGTGGCGCATCCCTACGAGGGCAAGAACATCCTGGAGCAGTTGCCCGGGCTGGCCGAGGCTGGCCTGGACGGCGTCGAGACCTACTACCAGGGGTACGGCCCGGAGAAGGTGCAGGCGCTGCTGGCGATCTGCGAGCGGCTGAACATCCTGCCGACGGGTGGCTCGGACTACCACGGGTTCCCGCTGGCCGGCCATGAAGCGGTCGTGAACTACCCCGGCTCGGTGGAGATCCCGCCATCGGTGCTGGATCGGCTGGCGGAGCGGCAGCGGGCGCAGCTTCGGAAGTAGCCTCTCGTCTGGCAAATGCTGGACTCCTGGCCAGCGCGGCGTAGAATGACTGCAGGATGATCGCGCCAGACGCTGAGCCAGAACCCGGTACGAGCCCGTCCAGCACGCCCCCATCCGACGCCGATGTCAACGGCGAGCCGGCCGGCGTCAACGGCGAGCCGGCCGATGTCAACGGCGAGCCGGCCGGCGTCAACGGCTATCGCGGCTGGCTCGATCACCTGGGTGGCATCTCCGATCCGCTCGGCACCCGCGAGGGCCAGCTCGACCGGCTGCTGACCGTGACCGGCGAGGTCGTCGGCGGCGAGCTTGAGCCGGAGATCGCGCTGCGCCGCCTCTCCGAGGCCGCCGAGCGGTTCATCGCGCACCACGGCGTCGATATCGGCTGGATCGAGGACGGCCAGTCGTACTGCAGCCTTCAGCAGATGGCCGGCCTGCCCGAATCCGAGCGCCCCGGCGAGATGGAGACCATCGACCGCTCGGGGCTGGCCGCCGTGATGCGAGACGGCCAGCCGCTGATCGTGGACGACCTCCAGGCGTCTCCCTGGAAGGAGCGCCTGAGCGCCAGAAAGCTGCGGCAGGCCGTACAGGCCGGCGCGCGCGCGGCGCTGATCGTGCCGATGCGGCTCGGGCGGCGCATCACCGGGATGCTGGAGTTCCACCACCACGAGGCCGGCGTCTACACCCAGGCCGACCTTGTCATGGCGGCGCGCATCGCCGAGCAGATCTCCCCCGTGGTCGAGGCGCTGCACCTCTACAAGCGCGAGGAGCTGGTCCGCCGGCAGCTTGAAACGATCTTCGAGACCAGCCAGGCGATCAGCGCATCGCTCGATCTGGAGCAGACGCTGCCGGTGGTGGGGCGGTCGCTGACGCGGGCGCTGACCCTGCCGACCTGCGCCATCTACCTGTACGACGAGTCGCGCCAGGCGCTGGTCCCCCGGGCCGCCTACAGTGGCGCTGATGACCAGGAGCTGAAGGAGGCCGCACGCGCAGACGCAGCCCTGGAGACCATTGAGCGGGCGTTCTACCAGTACAGCTTTCCGCTCAACGAGCCGCTCGGCGCCCTGATGAACGATCTGCGCCGGCCGCTGGTCATCGACAACCCGGCCCAGTTCCGCGGCATCCCGCCAGACTTCCTGGCCGCTGTGCCGTTCGCAGCGGTGATGCAGGTGCCGCTGGTGGTGCGGGATCGGCTGGTCGGGATGGCGGCGCTGCCCGTCTGGGAGGCCGGCCAGGGCTTCACCGAGCGGCAGTTGAAGCTGGCGATGGGTATCGCGCAGTCGGCGGCGGTGGCCATCGAGCACGCCCAGTTGTACGCTCGCGCCCGCGAGCTGGGCATGGCCGAGGAGCGCAACCGGCTGGCTCGCGAGGTGCACGATACGCTGGCCCAGGGGCTGACGGCGATCACGTTGCAGCTGGAGGCGGCCGAGCGGCTGATGCCGCCCGGTGCCGAGGCCAACCGGCTGGTTGGCGAGGCGCGCTCACTGGCGCGGCGCTCCCTGGCCGAGGCCCGGCGGGCCGTCTGGGGACTGGCGCCCTCGCCGCTCGACGGCCGCTCGCTGGCCGAAGCGCTGGCGGACGAGGTGGCCGGGTTCGGGCGGCGGACGGGGCTGACGGCGACATTCGCGGCGCGCGGCGAGCCGCCCAAGGTGCCCGGCGAGCAGGCGGCGGCGATCCTCCGCGTGGTGCAGGAAGCGTTGCACAACGTCGAGAAGCATGCCCAGGCCAGCAGGGTCCGCGTGGAGCTGGAGTACCTCCAGACGAGTGAGGCTCGGCACCTGCAGTTCCTGGTGGCGGATGACGGCGTCGGGTTCGACCCGACCGAAGCCCACGCCGGCGAGATCCGCGCCGACGGCGGCGGCTTCGGGCTGACCAGTATGCAGGAGCGGATGCGGCTGATCGGCGGGCGGCTGGATGTCGAGAGCGCGCCAGGCTGGGGGGCGCGCATCCGTGGACAGGCGGCCCTCTCCGACGAGCGGCGGCCCGATGCGCCCGGGTACGTCGGCCCGGCGTCCACCGAGGCGGTGCGGGTGCTGCTGGTGGACGATCACCCGCTGGCCCGCGAGGGCATCCGCCGGCTGCTCGACGGCCGCCCCGACGTGGCCGTAATGGGCGAGGCCGAGGATGGCGTCGAGGGCGTCGAGCGGGCGCTGGCGCTGCGGCCAGACGTCGTGTTGATGGACCTGCAAATGCCCAGGCTGTCCGGCGTCGGCGCGATCCAGGCCCTGCGCGAGCAGTGGCCCGAGGCGCGCGTTTTGATCCTGACGACCTTTGCCCAGGACGAGCACCTGTTCGAGGCGTTGCGGGCTGGCGCGCGCGGCTATCTGCTGAAGGACGCCGGCCCCGACGAGCTGGCAGCGGCGATCAAGACCGTCCACCAGGGCGGCTCGCTGGTGCAGCCGGTGATGGCCTCACGCCTGCTGGACCGGTTCGGGGAGCTGGCGACGCGCGAGCGGCTGCCGGAGCTGCTGACCGAGCGCGAGATCGAGGTGCTGCGGCTGGCGGCATCCGGCGCGCGCAACCGCGAGATCGCCGAGCGGCTGACCGTCACCGAGAAGACGATCAAGTACCACCTCGGGCAGGCCTACGCGAAGCTCGGCGTGACCGGACGCACGGAGGCCGTGGCGCGGGCCCGCGAGCTGGGGGTGATCCCGCTGGACGCGCACGCGCTCGCCTGACGCCGCCATCCCTGCGCTCGAACGCCGCCAGGGCGATTGCATGTTCATTGGTGTCCCCGAAGCATCATGGAACGGGCGGTCGGGGACTGAAGTCCCCGCCTACAGTCACGCTGTCGCTGCGCGACGGCCGTTGGGAACGGCCGGCACTGGTGCGACTGGCGCGTCGCGCAGCGACTGCAGGATGGTAGGCGGGGCTTTCAAGCCCCGACGCGGCGGCACGACGACATCAACATGCCATCGCCCTGCTGCCTACGTGTCGCCGATGGCCGGGTTGTTCGGGTTGTCGTAGACTTTCAGCCCGGACGAGTCTGTCACCGCAAACGCGTTCTCGCCGACCATCCGCGCGGCGTGTTTGCGCTCCCACTCGGCTTCGATGCCGGCCCGCCAGCGGTCGGCAGCGGCCCGCATCTCGGCCACCAGGGCCGGCTGCTCGGCGGCGAGGTTGGTGCGTTCGCCCAGGTCGTCTTTCAGGTTGGAGAGGTGGACCGGCTCGCGCTGGGGCAGATCGTCGATCAGCAACCCGTTGAGCACCAGTTTCCAGTCGCCCCGCCGGACGGCCGTCTGCACGCCGATCTCCCAGAACACGTCCTCGTCCTGGTGCGGCGAGCCGGCTTCCTGGGCCACCATCGGCAGCAAGTCCTGGCCGTCGAGCGTGTACCGGGCCGTGTCGCCGCCGGCCGCCCGCAGGAGCGTCGGGAAGATGTCGATCCCGAGCGCCAGCCCGTCTACCACCTGCCCGCCGGGGATCTGGGCCGGCCAGGAGATGATGCCCGGCACCCGGATCCCGCCCTCGAACAGGCTGAACTTGTGGCCGGTCAACTGCCCCGAGGAGCCGCCGTAGTACCAGTCCAGGCTGCCGTCCAACCAGTTTCGGGACTGCCGCGAAGGGCCGTTGTCGCTCATGAACATGACGATGGTATTCTCGCGGACGCCCTGGCGCTCCAGCTCGTCCATGACGAAGCCGATCTGGTCGTCCATCGCGCTGATCATGGCGGCCATGATCTGGCGGTCAGCCTTCAAGTGCGGGAAGCGGTCCTTGTACTTCTGGGGCGCGTGCATCGGGTGGTGGGGCGCGTTGAAGGCGAGGTAGAGGAAGAACGGCTCGTCGCGCTGGGCCGCCGAGCGCACGAACTGGACGGCGCGCTCCCCGAACATCTCGGTGGCGTACTCGCCGTCGCGCCAGACCTCCTCACCGTTCTCCCAGAGATCGTGCACCAGGAAGCCGATACCCTTCTTGCCGTTTCGGACCACCTCGCGGTTGGCAGCGCCCCAGATCAGGTGAGAGTAGAAGTCGAACGCGCCGCCCAGGTGCCCGAACGACTCTGCAAAGCCGCGCTCGGCCGGCCGCGCGCCGTCTGCCGCGCCCAGGTGCCACTTCCCGACGAGGCCCGTGTGGTAGCCCTGGTCGCGCAACGCCTCGGCCAGCGTCGGCACGTCCGGCGCGAGGCCGGGCGTGTCGCGGTGGGCCATCAGGATGTTGCGGACGCCAGCGTAGCCGGGGTAACGCCCGGTCAGCAGGCTGGCGCGGGACGGCGAGCAGACCGGCGAGTTGACGCAGAACTCGGCGAGGCGCGCACCGGAACGGGCAAGCTCGTCGAGGCGGGGCGTACGGAAGTCCGTCGCACCCATGCAGGAGAGGTCACCGTACCCCTGGTCGTCGCTGACGATCAGGATGACGTTCGGTCGAGAGTCGGTCGGTCGGTTCACGCGCACTCCCAGCAGTGAATGTCGGTCAGAGGAGGTCGACGAGCGGGTGCGGGCCGGCGAATCGGGGGGCCAGGTGATCGGCGATCCAGGCCAGGGTGACCTCGTCCAGCGTTGCCGGCTGCCACCGAGGCTGCCGGTCCTTGTCGATCAGCAGCGCGCGCACGCCCTCCGCGAAATCGTGGTGGGCGCTGCACCCGACGGCTGCCTGATACTCCAGACGGAAGACCTCGGCCAGCGAGCGGTGGCGCGCCCACCGTTGCAGCTCGAACGCGAGTGCCGCCGAGGTCGGTGAGCCTTTCATGAACGCCTGACTCGCACGGGACAGCCAGGGATCGGCATCGTCTGCGAGGGCGGCAAGGCGCGGGGCGAGATCCTGCAGCCGGTCGTGCCCGATGACCGTGTCGATACGGTCAAGGTGGGCCAGGAGCGTCGAGGCCGGCACGTCCTGCGTCGCGAAGCAGGCCAGCAACCCGCTCAGGCGCGCGCCGTCGGCGTCCGGCTGACCCGCCCAGCGCTCTCCGCCCAGGGCGTCGAGCACGCTGGACAGGCGCTCGTGCGGCAGGACGAAGTCCGCGAGGCCAGCGAATCTCGCGTCCGGCGCGTTCAACGGCGCGCCGGTCAGCGCCAGGAACAGCCCGATCCTGCCCGGCATGCGCGAGAGGAACCACGTCCCGGCCACGTCGGGGAACAGGCCGATGCCGATCTCCGGCATCGCGAGGCGGGTCGTCGGCGTCACCACGCGGTGGGAGGCCCCCGCCAGCAGCCCGATGCCGCCGCCCATCACGAAGCCGTTGCCCCAGCACAGGAGCGGCTTCGGGAAGGTGTGGATGCGGTAGTCCAGCCGATACTCGCGCTCGAAGAAGTCCAGGCAGATCGGCGGGACCACGCCGGGCGCGCCTGCGCGGATCGCGTGGCTGAGCGCCACGACGTCGCCGCCGGCGCAGAACGCACGGTCACCCACGGCGTCGAGCACGACGCCCGCAATGTCCGGATCCTCGGCCCAGGCGACGAGTCGCGGATCGAGCAGGTCGATCATCGGCAGCGTCAGCGCGTTGAGGACGGCCGGGTTGTTGAGGGTCGCCCGGCCGAAACGGTGGCCCGAGGCCGTGCTGATGGTGTCGAACAGGATGCCCGGCTCCGCTGACGCACTCATCGGACCGTCTCCGTCGCGTGCTCCTGGAGCATCCGGCGCGCCACGATCACCCGCATGATCTCATTGGTCCCTTCGAGGATCTGATGCACGCGAGTATCACGGACGTACCGCTCCAGCGGATAGTCGCGCAGGTAGCCGTAGCCACCGTGAAGCTGAAGGGCCTGATTGCAAACCGCGAAGCCGACGTCCGTGGCAAAGCGCTTGGCCATCGCGCAGTAGACGGTGGCGTCCGGGTGCCCGTGATCCAGCCGTGAGGCGGCGAGGTAGACCATCTGGCGGGCCGCGATCAGCTCAGTCGCCATGTCGGCCAGCCGGAACTGCAATGCCTGGAACTCGGCCAGCGGCCTGCCAAACTGCTGGCGCTCGTGGAGGTAGCGTTGCGCCAGCGTCAGCGCCCCCTGGGCCGCGCCCACCGAGCAGGCCGCGATGTTGATGCGCCCGCCATCCAGGCCGCGCATCGCGATCTTGAAGCCCGCGCCTTCCGCGCCAAGCCGATTGGCGGCCGGCACGCGGACCTCGTCGAAGAACACGGCGCGGGTCGGCTGGCTGTTCCAGCCCATCTTGTGCTCGTTCTTGCCGTAGCGGATGCCCACACTGCGGGCGTCTACCAGCAGCGCCGAGATCCCAGAGGGTCCGGGGCCGCCGGTGCGCGCCATCACCACCAGCACGTCGGTGGCGCCGGCCCCCGAGATGAACGCCTTGCTGCCGCTCAGGACGTACCAGTCACCGTCACGGACGGCACGGGCCTGCAATGAAGCCGCATCCGACCCAGAGCCCGGCTCGGTGAGGCAATACGAGCCGAGCAGTTGGCCGCTCGCCAGTTGCGGTCCCCAGTACTCGGCTGCATCCGGCTGCCCAAACGCCGTGACCATCCAGGTGACCATGTTGTGGATGGTGATGAAGGCGGTGGTGGACGTGCAGGCAGCGGCCAGCTCCTCGAAGACCAGGGCGGCATCGAGGCGAGGCAGCCCCAGGCCGCCATACTGCTCGCCGGTGTAGAGGCCGCAGAAGCCGAGGTCGCCGGCCCGCGCGATGGTCTGGCGGGGGAACACGGCCTCGGCGTCCCACTGCGCGGCGTACGGCAGGAGTTCGCGGGCGGCGAACTCGCGCGCCGCACGCTGGAACGCGCGCTGCTCGTCCGACAGCTCGAAGTCCATGGCGGGCCTCCCGCCGGGTGACGGTAGCCGACGCTGGCCGCTGGAAGCCACACGATGCGAGCTGACTGGTCCAGCAGCGCACCCGTCTGACGCCAGCGGAGAACGGCAAACGACCCGGAAAGCTTGCGCCCTCCGGGTCGTCGGTCACTGAGCGAACGGGGCGCTGACCGTCACCCCACCTGCGTCCGCATCGGCGATTCGCTTGCGCGTCGGTCTGCCGTTGCGTCTGACTGCCTCTCGCGAGTCAGTCATCTCTGACACCCGAAGCATAGCACCGCCTACATGGCGGTGGAGTACCCCGGCGTCACAGGGCAGTCACAGCCCGTTTCTCGCGCGGCGGCTGCTACCATGCCTTTGCACGGTGAGGTACACACGCATGGCCGCGTCTGTCATTCAAGCTGGCCGACTCATCCGGTCGCACCATGCCCGCCTCGCCGTCGTGCTGACGGTGGCGGTGCTGCTGCTGCCGCTCTGGCCGGCCCCGGCCAGCGCCAGCCCGGCCGCGCAGGACGCCGACTTCCCGATCTTCGACACCCACCTCCACTACAGCCAGGACGCCTGGGGCTTGTTCTCACCGCAGGACATCATCGCGCTGATGGATCAGGCTGGCGTGTACCGCGCCCTGATGTCGAGCACGCCCGACGACGGCACTCTGCACCTGGTCCAGTTCGCGCCGGGGCGGATCGTGCCGGTCCTGCGGCCGTACCGCACTCGCGCCGACATGACGACCTGGACGGGCGACGGCAGCGCGATCGCCTATGTCGAGGAACGGCTCGCGAAGGGCGGCTACCGGGGCATCGGCGAGTTCCACATAGAGGCCGGC includes:
- a CDS encoding PHP domain-containing protein: MPESTGKIDLHLHTNKSDGRLTPTELVRLVHQGGVRRMALTDHDTTAGVDEAMAEGQRLGVEVIPGVELGTDSRSGDMHMLGLFLDYRDAEFQETMARFREGRVARVHKIVSNLAEVDVNISAARVFEIAGEASVGRPHVAQALLEAGYVKAMPEAFEKWLAYGGPGDVPRDKLSPEDAIAMVHRVGGLAIVAHPYEGKNILEQLPGLAEAGLDGVETYYQGYGPEKVQALLAICERLNILPTGGSDYHGFPLAGHEAVVNYPGSVEIPPSVLDRLAERQRAQLRK
- a CDS encoding response regulator, coding for MIAPDAEPEPGTSPSSTPPSDADVNGEPAGVNGEPADVNGEPAGVNGYRGWLDHLGGISDPLGTREGQLDRLLTVTGEVVGGELEPEIALRRLSEAAERFIAHHGVDIGWIEDGQSYCSLQQMAGLPESERPGEMETIDRSGLAAVMRDGQPLIVDDLQASPWKERLSARKLRQAVQAGARAALIVPMRLGRRITGMLEFHHHEAGVYTQADLVMAARIAEQISPVVEALHLYKREELVRRQLETIFETSQAISASLDLEQTLPVVGRSLTRALTLPTCAIYLYDESRQALVPRAAYSGADDQELKEAARADAALETIERAFYQYSFPLNEPLGALMNDLRRPLVIDNPAQFRGIPPDFLAAVPFAAVMQVPLVVRDRLVGMAALPVWEAGQGFTERQLKLAMGIAQSAAVAIEHAQLYARARELGMAEERNRLAREVHDTLAQGLTAITLQLEAAERLMPPGAEANRLVGEARSLARRSLAEARRAVWGLAPSPLDGRSLAEALADEVAGFGRRTGLTATFAARGEPPKVPGEQAAAILRVVQEALHNVEKHAQASRVRVELEYLQTSEARHLQFLVADDGVGFDPTEAHAGEIRADGGGFGLTSMQERMRLIGGRLDVESAPGWGARIRGQAALSDERRPDAPGYVGPASTEAVRVLLVDDHPLAREGIRRLLDGRPDVAVMGEAEDGVEGVERALALRPDVVLMDLQMPRLSGVGAIQALREQWPEARVLILTTFAQDEHLFEALRAGARGYLLKDAGPDELAAAIKTVHQGGSLVQPVMASRLLDRFGELATRERLPELLTEREIEVLRLAASGARNREIAERLTVTEKTIKYHLGQAYAKLGVTGRTEAVARARELGVIPLDAHALA
- a CDS encoding sulfatase-like hydrolase/transferase — encoded protein: MNRPTDSRPNVILIVSDDQGYGDLSCMGATDFRTPRLDELARSGARLAEFCVNSPVCSPSRASLLTGRYPGYAGVRNILMAHRDTPGLAPDVPTLAEALRDQGYHTGLVGKWHLGAADGARPAERGFAESFGHLGGAFDFYSHLIWGAANREVVRNGKKGIGFLVHDLWENGEEVWRDGEYATEMFGERAVQFVRSAAQRDEPFFLYLAFNAPHHPMHAPQKYKDRFPHLKADRQIMAAMISAMDDQIGFVMDELERQGVRENTIVMFMSDNGPSRQSRNWLDGSLDWYYGGSSGQLTGHKFSLFEGGIRVPGIISWPAQIPGGQVVDGLALGIDIFPTLLRAAGGDTARYTLDGQDLLPMVAQEAGSPHQDEDVFWEIGVQTAVRRGDWKLVLNGLLIDDLPQREPVHLSNLKDDLGERTNLAAEQPALVAEMRAAADRWRAGIEAEWERKHAARMVGENAFAVTDSSGLKVYDNPNNPAIGDT
- a CDS encoding enoyl-CoA hydratase/isomerase family protein; translated protein: MSASAEPGILFDTISTASGHRFGRATLNNPAVLNALTLPMIDLLDPRLVAWAEDPDIAGVVLDAVGDRAFCAGGDVVALSHAIRAGAPGVVPPICLDFFEREYRLDYRIHTFPKPLLCWGNGFVMGGGIGLLAGASHRVVTPTTRLAMPEIGIGLFPDVAGTWFLSRMPGRIGLFLALTGAPLNAPDARFAGLADFVLPHERLSSVLDALGGERWAGQPDADGARLSGLLACFATQDVPASTLLAHLDRIDTVIGHDRLQDLAPRLAALADDADPWLSRASQAFMKGSPTSAALAFELQRWARHRSLAEVFRLEYQAAVGCSAHHDFAEGVRALLIDKDRQPRWQPATLDEVTLAWIADHLAPRFAGPHPLVDLL
- a CDS encoding acyl-CoA dehydrogenase family protein — translated: MDFELSDEQRAFQRAAREFAARELLPYAAQWDAEAVFPRQTIARAGDLGFCGLYTGEQYGGLGLPRLDAALVFEELAAACTSTTAFITIHNMVTWMVTAFGQPDAAEYWGPQLASGQLLGSYCLTEPGSGSDAASLQARAVRDGDWYVLSGSKAFISGAGATDVLVVMARTGGPGPSGISALLVDARSVGIRYGKNEHKMGWNSQPTRAVFFDEVRVPAANRLGAEGAGFKIAMRGLDGGRINIAACSVGAAQGALTLAQRYLHERQQFGRPLAEFQALQFRLADMATELIAARQMVYLAASRLDHGHPDATVYCAMAKRFATDVGFAVCNQALQLHGGYGYLRDYPLERYVRDTRVHQILEGTNEIMRVIVARRMLQEHATETVR
- a CDS encoding amidohydrolase family protein, with the translated sequence MAASVIQAGRLIRSHHARLAVVLTVAVLLLPLWPAPASASPAAQDADFPIFDTHLHYSQDAWGLFSPQDIIALMDQAGVYRALMSSTPDDGTLHLVQFAPGRIVPVLRPYRTRADMTTWTGDGSAIAYVEERLAKGGYRGIGEFHIEAGDTPNRAPRRFADLAAEYDIVLHAHTDAAGVVALAGVRSDAKILWAHAGMSASPATIDDVLTRCANVWVETALRTDIASGGQIDPAWAALFTKYPDRFMIGTDTWIPSRWPQLPRLMADVRAWLRQLPRELAERIASGNAEALFGR